The Brevibacillus brevis genome contains a region encoding:
- a CDS encoding ABC transporter ATP-binding protein: MYDKYAVQINNVNKLFKSYKHPRDRILDVLGFGFLTKNRYEEFWALKDINLNIKKGSKIALVGRNGAGKSTLLKIIAGSLRPTDGDIKINGKVSALMELGTGFHPEFSGRENIFASLSYSGIVGKEAKEKFEEIVDFSELEEFIDKPVKTYSAGMYARLAFATSTVVIPEILIVDEILGAGDAYFINKSIERMKKLTEGGTTVLFVSHDISSVQKMCNEAVWIDKGKVVMEGNILDVTAEYLASIRKQEERRLKARNVRLKHNNFKTLEEGIEDSLVYFHFITENGAPLEKHPISEVKFYCKDKVIECLQIGDAGDTNNGSDLFLIVDKETINWSSPVEQNGKRYRSFEDVGGEYQHALFVFKVQNLAELRNYELEIVYQDISTEKVKIEFFDGENYVEIGHLEANDDSEWKSSVFNLKEVIHDESMDNETVKTINYQELLEERESNSRIYGSGEMVITSVDFLNDNNEVSHVFQNLGYKKVRINYFAKEKVRNPIFVLAYYLLDGTCAMQVLSNKDGYEVKEAFGEGFVNVFFNPLLLGKGTYLVSVAIFKELNLLDNVEPPAYDLHDKMYEIKVEQPFGVNVSLGLINHPVRWGGNEKGAI, encoded by the coding sequence ATGTATGATAAATACGCTGTTCAAATTAATAACGTAAACAAATTATTTAAATCTTACAAGCATCCTAGAGATCGTATACTTGACGTCCTTGGATTTGGCTTTCTTACAAAAAATAGATACGAAGAATTTTGGGCGTTAAAAGATATAAATCTTAACATAAAAAAAGGCAGTAAGATAGCTTTAGTCGGTAGGAATGGTGCTGGCAAAAGTACTCTGCTCAAAATAATTGCCGGTAGTTTGAGACCAACTGATGGAGACATAAAAATAAATGGGAAGGTCTCTGCTCTAATGGAGCTGGGTACAGGCTTTCATCCAGAGTTTTCTGGGCGTGAGAACATTTTCGCCTCATTGTCGTATTCTGGTATCGTCGGTAAAGAAGCAAAAGAGAAATTTGAAGAAATCGTGGATTTCTCAGAACTAGAAGAGTTTATTGATAAACCTGTTAAGACTTACTCAGCAGGTATGTATGCACGGCTAGCTTTTGCTACATCAACTGTTGTCATTCCTGAGATCCTTATTGTAGATGAAATACTAGGGGCTGGGGACGCATACTTCATCAATAAATCGATTGAGCGAATGAAAAAATTAACGGAGGGTGGTACAACGGTTCTCTTTGTATCACACGACATATCTTCTGTTCAAAAAATGTGCAACGAGGCTGTATGGATTGATAAGGGAAAAGTGGTGATGGAAGGAAATATTTTAGATGTTACTGCAGAATACCTAGCATCAATTCGGAAACAGGAAGAGAGAAGACTAAAGGCTAGAAATGTACGATTAAAACATAATAATTTTAAAACCTTAGAGGAGGGAATTGAAGATTCACTTGTTTACTTTCACTTCATCACAGAGAATGGGGCTCCATTGGAAAAGCATCCCATATCAGAGGTGAAGTTTTATTGTAAAGATAAGGTTATTGAGTGTCTGCAGATTGGCGACGCCGGTGATACAAATAATGGAAGTGATTTGTTTTTAATTGTGGATAAAGAAACAATTAACTGGTCTTCGCCTGTTGAGCAAAATGGAAAAAGATATCGATCATTTGAAGACGTAGGTGGAGAATACCAGCACGCTTTATTTGTATTTAAAGTACAAAATTTAGCTGAATTGAGAAACTATGAACTAGAAATCGTTTATCAGGATATATCGACTGAGAAAGTGAAAATTGAGTTTTTTGATGGCGAAAACTATGTTGAGATTGGTCATCTTGAGGCAAATGATGATTCCGAGTGGAAATCAAGTGTATTTAATCTGAAAGAAGTTATTCATGATGAAAGTATGGATAATGAGACAGTTAAAACGATAAATTATCAGGAACTACTCGAAGAGAGGGAAAGTAATAGTCGAATATATGGTTCAGGTGAAATGGTTATTACTTCTGTAGATTTTTTAAATGATAATAATGAAGTATCGCATGTCTTCCAAAACCTCGGGTATAAAAAAGTAAGAATCAATTATTTTGCGAAAGAAAAAGTGAGAAACCCAATTTTTGTGCTTGCTTATTACTTGTTGGATGGAACTTGTGCTATGCAAGTGTTATCGAATAAAGATGGATATGAAGTAAAAGAGGCATTTGGCGAAGGTTTTGTAAATGTATTCTTTAATCCTTTACTTTTAGGGAAAGGCACTTATCTCGTATCGGTAGCAATCTTTAAAGAATTAAATTTGTTAGATAATGTTGAACCGCCTGCTTACGATCTTCACGATAAGATGTATGAAATTAAAGTGGAGCAGCCTTTTGGGGTTAATGTGTCTTTAGGATTAATTAATCACCCTGTCAGATGGGGAGGGAATGAGAAGGGGGCTATCTAA
- a CDS encoding ABC transporter permease produces the protein MNNPFSQLISYRKILFNITVDDIKKKYAGSIMGGTWILLNPLLFLSAYFLVYITIFKIKLTGISTFDYVLIIFSGLIPWFGFSESIGLGVNTVTSNSSLIKNTIFPIELIPVKVVLASMVSQLIGLIMLLIVVGFNGQLGFYVLLLPFVLVLQILFTTGLVWILASINVFFRDLSQIITVILILLMMVSPIAYTTDMLTSELVYFMQFNPMYYMISLYREIIIYNSLPSWDITVIFVTLSLGVFFLGHYVFTRLKVVFADYV, from the coding sequence ATGAATAACCCTTTCTCTCAACTAATCAGCTATAGAAAGATTCTCTTTAATATAACGGTAGACGATATTAAGAAAAAATATGCAGGTTCAATCATGGGAGGGACGTGGATTTTATTAAATCCACTCCTCTTTCTTTCAGCATATTTTTTGGTATACATAACCATTTTTAAAATCAAACTAACTGGTATATCTACTTTTGACTACGTCTTGATTATTTTTTCAGGTCTAATACCGTGGTTTGGATTTTCTGAGTCGATCGGACTAGGGGTTAATACGGTGACAAGCAATAGTTCATTGATCAAAAATACGATCTTCCCCATTGAGCTGATACCTGTAAAAGTAGTTTTGGCTAGCATGGTATCGCAGTTGATTGGTTTAATCATGTTGCTAATTGTAGTAGGATTCAACGGGCAACTAGGATTCTATGTTCTACTTCTTCCTTTTGTATTGGTATTGCAAATATTATTTACAACGGGTTTAGTGTGGATTCTGGCAAGTATTAATGTTTTCTTTCGTGACTTATCACAGATCATAACAGTGATTTTGATCTTACTTATGATGGTTTCACCAATTGCCTATACAACTGATATGTTAACCAGTGAACTGGTGTATTTCATGCAATTCAATCCGATGTACTATATGATTAGTTTGTATAGAGAGATTATAATCTACAACTCCTTACCAAGTTGGGATATAACCGTGATTTTTGTAACATTGTCCTTAGGAGTGTTTTTTTTAGGACATTACGTATTTACCCGATTGAAAGTGGTGTTTGCAGATTATGTATGA
- the wecB gene encoding non-hydrolyzing UDP-N-acetylglucosamine 2-epimerase: MKIITVIGARPQFIKAAAVSRAIREFNRTSNHLFNEVIVHTGQHYDRNMSDIFFEELDIPHPHYHLGIGSSNHGQQTGEMLTAIEAVLLKEKPDCVLVYGDTNSTLAGALAASKLHIPIAHVEAGLRSYNRAMPEEINRVVTDHLSSILFCPTNHSVNNLEKEGIRNRVHSVGDVMYDCMLYYMNKVGNDTGVLDGFNVKPGQYALATVHRAENTDNPQHLSEIFGSFNEIADEIPVLVALHPRTKKYLHQYGIEVSDKVSLLDPLSYLQMVTLEVNAKTILTDSGGVQKEAYFVGKPCITLRNETEWVETIEVGMNVLAGPSKEKILASFNDIHSGMDRTVREGIYGDGTASNKIVNLLCAFNHSERS, translated from the coding sequence ATGAAAATAATAACAGTAATTGGTGCCCGTCCACAGTTTATTAAAGCGGCAGCGGTTTCCAGAGCCATCCGGGAATTTAATCGGACGAGTAACCATTTGTTTAATGAGGTTATCGTCCATACTGGTCAACACTATGATCGGAATATGAGCGATATCTTCTTTGAAGAACTTGACATTCCTCATCCTCATTATCACTTAGGAATCGGCTCTTCTAATCATGGTCAACAAACCGGGGAAATGTTAACTGCGATTGAGGCAGTATTATTGAAGGAGAAGCCAGACTGCGTTTTGGTATACGGTGATACAAACTCAACATTAGCAGGGGCTTTAGCGGCATCAAAACTACATATTCCCATTGCCCACGTCGAGGCAGGACTCAGAAGTTATAACCGAGCAATGCCAGAGGAAATCAACCGAGTAGTGACTGATCATTTGTCTTCTATTCTGTTTTGCCCAACCAACCACTCTGTCAATAATTTGGAAAAAGAAGGAATTAGGAACCGAGTACATTCAGTTGGGGATGTTATGTATGATTGCATGCTTTATTACATGAATAAGGTAGGTAACGATACAGGCGTGTTGGATGGTTTCAATGTTAAGCCAGGACAGTATGCCTTGGCGACTGTGCATCGTGCAGAAAATACGGATAATCCTCAACATCTGAGTGAAATCTTTGGTTCCTTTAATGAAATTGCAGATGAAATTCCGGTTTTGGTTGCATTACATCCACGAACAAAAAAGTATCTACACCAATATGGTATTGAAGTTAGTGATAAAGTATCACTTTTAGATCCCCTATCGTATTTACAAATGGTAACTTTAGAAGTAAACGCTAAAACCATTTTGACAGACAGTGGTGGGGTTCAAAAAGAAGCGTACTTTGTTGGTAAACCGTGCATTACATTACGTAATGAAACAGAATGGGTCGAAACAATTGAAGTAGGAATGAATGTGTTAGCTGGGCCGTCTAAGGAAAAAATTCTCGCATCTTTTAATGATATACATTCAGGGATGGACAGGACTGTCAGAGAGGGAATTTATGGAGACGGAACTGCTTCCAATAAAATTGTTAATCTCTTATGCGCTTTTAATCATTCTGAAAGGAGTTAA
- a CDS encoding nucleotide sugar dehydrogenase gives MSNLLEQEIPLLAEKLIRKLDERTAVIGVVGLGYVGLPLAVEKAKAGFQVIGFDVQSDKVEMVNQGINYIGDVLNEDLQSTVKANKLRATADYSFINDVDAVAICVPTPLDKYHQPDTSYVSSSAREIANHLKPGMLVVLESTTYPGTTEELVKPILEESGLKCGVDFFLAYSPERVDPGNKHFNTKNTPKVVGGVTPDCTRVAATMYQAVLEGEIHVVSSPAVAELEKIYENTFRHINIALANEMAVLCNKMGIDVWEMIDAAKTKPYGFMAFYPGPGLGGHCIPIDPFYLTWKAREFNYHTRLIELAGEINSSMPDFVVTRMMQILNQDRKSLNGSKILVLGVAYKNDIDDYRESPVLEILSILDKEGAEYQVVDPHIPNFKFNGKMVETISLTAEALEKADLVLLTTNHSQFDYDLICSSARVIFDTRDGIKKKTNVKGKYFRL, from the coding sequence ATGAGTAACTTGCTAGAACAGGAAATACCTCTTTTAGCCGAAAAATTGATTCGGAAACTTGATGAAAGAACTGCTGTCATCGGTGTAGTAGGATTAGGTTATGTTGGATTGCCTTTAGCAGTAGAGAAAGCGAAAGCAGGATTTCAGGTAATTGGATTTGACGTGCAATCTGACAAAGTAGAGATGGTAAACCAAGGGATTAACTATATTGGTGACGTACTGAATGAGGATCTTCAGTCTACTGTGAAAGCGAATAAATTGAGGGCTACTGCTGACTATTCATTTATCAACGATGTAGATGCTGTAGCGATTTGTGTACCTACTCCTTTGGATAAGTATCATCAGCCCGACACGAGCTATGTGAGCTCTTCGGCACGAGAAATCGCTAATCATCTAAAACCTGGAATGCTCGTGGTACTAGAAAGTACTACATATCCTGGGACAACAGAGGAATTGGTTAAGCCGATTTTGGAGGAATCCGGTTTAAAATGTGGAGTTGATTTCTTTTTAGCCTATTCACCAGAACGGGTAGATCCGGGGAACAAGCATTTCAATACAAAAAATACCCCTAAAGTCGTTGGGGGTGTTACTCCCGATTGTACAAGGGTAGCTGCGACTATGTATCAAGCTGTGCTCGAGGGTGAAATACATGTAGTATCAAGTCCAGCAGTCGCGGAATTGGAAAAAATATATGAAAATACATTTCGCCATATTAACATCGCACTTGCAAATGAAATGGCGGTTCTTTGCAACAAGATGGGTATAGATGTTTGGGAAATGATTGACGCGGCAAAGACAAAACCGTATGGCTTCATGGCGTTCTATCCTGGCCCAGGTCTAGGAGGGCATTGCATCCCAATCGATCCCTTCTACCTTACATGGAAAGCAAGAGAATTTAACTATCATACTCGCTTAATAGAATTAGCAGGTGAGATCAATAGCAGTATGCCTGATTTTGTAGTTACTAGAATGATGCAGATACTAAATCAGGATAGAAAGTCGTTAAATGGTTCAAAAATACTCGTATTAGGTGTAGCTTATAAGAATGACATTGATGATTACCGGGAATCTCCGGTTCTTGAAATACTCTCTATCCTCGATAAAGAAGGTGCTGAGTATCAGGTAGTTGATCCTCACATTCCTAACTTTAAGTTTAATGGGAAAATGGTAGAGACAATCTCATTGACTGCTGAGGCTTTAGAAAAAGCAGACTTGGTTTTATTGACAACCAATCATTCGCAATTCGATTACGACCTGATCTGTTCCTCTGCCCGTGTTATTTTTGATACAAGAGACGGAATAAAAAAGAAAACAAATGTTAAAGGGAAATATTTCAGACTGTAA
- a CDS encoding DegT/DnrJ/EryC1/StrS family aminotransferase: MNTTTHKVPLLDLVKQYRSIEAEIKAAVDDVLSSGNYIMGKHVADFEQKMADYCNVKCAIGVANGTDALLLVLDALGIGPGDEVITTPFTFFASAEVVSQLGAKPVFIDIDPKTYNFDVSKLEAAITPNTKAIIPVHIFGQPVDMDEVLALAKKYNLYVVEDACQAIGSKYKEQEIGSLGVAGCFSFFPTKNLGGYGDGGMIVTNDEELAKKIKILRAHGSNPKYYHSMIGYNSRLDSLQAAMLNVKLAYIDQWNAARRQKAAVYNEALKDLPIQVPFEKENRYAVYHLYIIQTDLRDELMAFLQEKGISSGVYYPVPLHLQEVYKDLGYDRESLIESEKAAKGTMALPLYPEMTEEEQQYVISVVREFFEMRGATS; the protein is encoded by the coding sequence ATGAATACAACCACTCATAAGGTACCATTGCTTGATTTGGTAAAGCAATACAGAAGCATCGAAGCTGAGATAAAAGCAGCTGTTGATGATGTATTATCGAGTGGTAATTATATTATGGGTAAGCATGTTGCTGACTTTGAGCAAAAGATGGCGGATTACTGTAACGTAAAATGCGCTATCGGAGTTGCAAATGGTACAGATGCATTGCTTCTCGTACTTGATGCACTTGGAATAGGGCCAGGTGACGAGGTTATTACTACACCATTCACTTTCTTTGCATCTGCGGAAGTGGTTTCTCAACTAGGTGCTAAACCGGTATTTATTGATATTGATCCAAAAACATATAATTTTGATGTAAGTAAGCTGGAGGCCGCAATAACGCCAAATACGAAGGCAATCATTCCCGTACATATTTTTGGACAACCTGTTGATATGGACGAAGTTTTGGCATTGGCTAAAAAATATAATTTATACGTAGTCGAAGATGCGTGTCAAGCAATTGGCTCAAAATACAAGGAGCAAGAAATCGGTTCATTGGGTGTCGCCGGTTGTTTTTCATTCTTTCCAACGAAAAATTTGGGGGGATATGGAGACGGCGGTATGATCGTAACAAATGATGAAGAACTGGCCAAAAAAATAAAAATTTTACGCGCACATGGTAGCAATCCCAAATACTATCACTCCATGATTGGTTACAACAGTCGATTGGATAGTTTGCAAGCTGCAATGCTGAACGTAAAGCTTGCTTATATTGATCAGTGGAATGCAGCTCGTAGACAAAAAGCAGCTGTTTATAACGAGGCACTGAAAGATTTGCCGATACAGGTTCCTTTTGAAAAAGAGAACCGCTATGCAGTTTATCATTTGTACATTATTCAAACAGACCTTCGTGACGAACTAATGGCCTTCTTGCAAGAGAAAGGTATATCTTCTGGTGTCTACTATCCTGTCCCACTGCATTTGCAAGAAGTATATAAAGATTTAGGCTACGATAGAGAAAGCCTGATTGAGTCTGAAAAAGCCGCGAAGGGTACTATGGCTTTGCCACTTTATCCAGAAATGACTGAGGAAGAGCAACAGTATGTAATTTCTGTTGTGAGAGAATTTTTCGAGATGAGAGGAGCAACTTCATGA
- a CDS encoding Gfo/Idh/MocA family protein encodes MIHFAIVGCGHISKKHIEAIENVENAKLVTVCDTSVERLQETCEKYQVNGYKDLGEMLDNQPEIDVVCICVPSGLHAKLAIQAANAKKHLIVEKPIALTIQDAETIVQACKDNGVKLSVVHPNRFRPAIMALKKAMTTGQFGKISHANATLRWNRNQAYYDQAAWRGTKEMDGGVLMNQAIHNLDLLLWLMGPVEEVQGYSATRLRNIEAEDVAAATVRFQNGALGIIEAAATIFPKNFEESLSIFGESGTAVVSGTTANWIKHWEFESLPKQHAEALIQEVEHDPYGTPGQEEIIRDMVDAIRSDRDPVVSGVDGLEALKLVLAIYKSAELGKPVKLNEIVEEENRQYEYNHS; translated from the coding sequence ATGATACATTTCGCCATAGTAGGCTGCGGCCACATTTCAAAGAAACACATTGAGGCGATCGAAAATGTCGAAAACGCGAAACTTGTCACAGTTTGTGATACGTCGGTTGAGAGATTGCAGGAGACTTGTGAAAAATATCAAGTGAATGGGTACAAAGATTTAGGTGAAATGCTGGATAATCAGCCAGAAATAGATGTTGTATGCATCTGTGTACCAAGTGGGCTGCATGCAAAATTGGCAATTCAAGCGGCTAATGCTAAAAAGCATCTGATCGTAGAGAAACCAATCGCATTGACTATTCAGGATGCGGAGACGATTGTACAAGCATGTAAGGACAACGGCGTAAAACTATCTGTCGTGCATCCAAATCGATTTAGACCTGCCATTATGGCTCTTAAGAAAGCAATGACAACTGGCCAATTTGGAAAGATAAGTCACGCTAATGCAACGTTACGGTGGAATCGTAATCAAGCCTATTACGATCAAGCAGCGTGGCGTGGAACGAAGGAAATGGACGGCGGAGTTTTAATGAACCAAGCTATACATAATTTAGATTTACTATTGTGGTTAATGGGGCCGGTGGAAGAAGTACAAGGATACTCTGCAACACGTCTTAGAAATATTGAAGCTGAAGATGTTGCAGCCGCAACAGTTCGATTCCAAAATGGGGCATTAGGGATCATCGAGGCTGCTGCTACCATATTCCCAAAGAACTTTGAAGAGTCCCTCAGTATTTTTGGTGAGAGCGGAACAGCTGTTGTATCTGGAACTACAGCTAACTGGATCAAGCATTGGGAATTTGAGTCTCTTCCAAAGCAACATGCAGAAGCGCTCATTCAAGAGGTTGAACATGATCCATACGGTACCCCTGGGCAGGAAGAAATCATTAGAGACATGGTTGATGCAATACGGAGTGACCGGGATCCGGTTGTAAGTGGAGTAGATGGGCTAGAGGCTTTAAAGCTTGTATTAGCAATCTATAAATCAGCAGAATTAGGAAAGCCAGTTAAATTAAATGAAATAGTAGAAGAGGAGAATCGTCAATATGAATACAACCACTCATAA
- a CDS encoding O-antigen ligase family protein, which translates to MQQLVKWGLFAALALLFLCTPYLRGLFFDTDFYLIEVSQILLFLIAAIWMIRKSQQYGQIIYLIVFFIPITHVLSLLGAETPMGALDNLFRWFTYVILFIMLIWLRQIDHNDKVEKLLPIVFNATGVWISFFSLAGFWNWIVFKDIVLSGRLAGPLQYPNTFATIICAFWLYALVYLAKKEIKVLTTLFFSLPLVAYGVCFFLSYSRGAMVVFPVAWFIGVLLLKGKEQIQYLAFTVFSLVASLLVFQKMTSAGSENVDDAALLAFVVASIIVMVLVLLTQRIIKNSSYLKETKKPLIRFVLPGFILLVGLLTLLDFKNQGLLYQAMPESLQQRITDINLGTSSVLGRTNMYMDAFAVSKEAPVFGFGGEGWRVVYPAYQELPYYSNEVHNGYLEILLNTGWLGLIVFIGVICFLVGKILIRIKKEQEENSDSTIAVASLVSLSIILMHAFIDFDFSFGTVWFIVFWLIAIAVPLQSKDMKPAFQYSRFLIAFIAVCVGIVGVYSGRILFAQNNISALASEVDVEAAQPILEKAVKLNPYHTEYAMNLAKVYATKYTQSQQSEWKSKAEATLNRIEQLEPKASEVLYKIGNVYLFMNDWVKADQYFQKAWEQDHFNVHFYDASIQVNAQVASQLAKQNQKDQATVLARKASDKYKDYVSRIEPFKAEAIPDKRPLDLNAYTYFYLGQANIILGNYADSLEQLKLVTDPSITLEVQALIIIAYEKLGQNSVAIELTQKLQAQSPNYKQLLDDYRAMLIE; encoded by the coding sequence ATGCAACAATTAGTGAAATGGGGGCTATTTGCAGCTTTAGCCCTCCTATTTTTATGCACGCCATATCTGCGAGGATTATTTTTTGATACTGATTTTTATTTAATCGAAGTAAGTCAAATTCTACTATTTTTGATCGCAGCCATATGGATGATCAGGAAAAGCCAACAATATGGACAAATAATCTATTTGATTGTATTTTTCATTCCAATAACACATGTATTATCACTACTCGGTGCAGAAACTCCCATGGGAGCTTTGGACAACTTATTTCGTTGGTTTACCTACGTGATTCTTTTTATCATGTTAATTTGGTTACGACAGATCGATCACAATGATAAAGTGGAAAAGCTGCTGCCAATCGTTTTTAACGCAACGGGCGTATGGATTAGTTTTTTTTCGCTTGCTGGTTTTTGGAATTGGATTGTATTTAAGGATATAGTCCTTTCGGGAAGGCTAGCAGGGCCACTCCAATATCCCAATACATTTGCAACGATTATCTGTGCATTTTGGCTGTATGCTCTTGTCTATTTGGCAAAAAAAGAAATCAAAGTCTTGACTACACTTTTCTTCAGCTTGCCCTTGGTAGCATATGGCGTTTGTTTTTTCTTATCCTACTCGCGTGGGGCAATGGTCGTTTTTCCTGTGGCATGGTTCATCGGAGTACTCCTTCTCAAGGGAAAGGAACAAATTCAATACCTTGCATTTACGGTTTTCTCTCTAGTAGCTTCACTCCTAGTGTTTCAAAAAATGACTTCAGCTGGGTCTGAAAATGTAGATGATGCAGCTTTACTCGCATTCGTTGTAGCAAGTATTATCGTAATGGTACTGGTGCTGCTTACACAAAGGATCATTAAAAATAGTAGTTATCTGAAAGAAACGAAGAAACCTCTGATTCGCTTTGTATTGCCGGGTTTCATTTTATTAGTAGGGTTATTAACTTTGCTGGATTTCAAAAACCAGGGATTACTATACCAGGCTATGCCTGAGTCATTGCAGCAGCGAATCACTGATATTAACTTGGGTACTTCTAGTGTATTGGGAAGAACCAATATGTATATGGATGCTTTTGCAGTGAGTAAGGAGGCGCCTGTGTTCGGTTTTGGTGGCGAAGGATGGAGAGTTGTTTATCCTGCTTATCAAGAGCTCCCTTACTATAGTAATGAGGTTCATAACGGTTATTTGGAGATTTTGCTTAATACAGGATGGTTGGGGCTCATTGTTTTCATTGGCGTGATATGCTTTCTGGTAGGGAAGATACTCATTCGCATTAAGAAAGAACAAGAGGAGAATAGCGATTCGACTATTGCAGTTGCCTCCCTAGTATCCTTGTCCATTATATTGATGCATGCTTTCATTGATTTTGATTTCTCTTTTGGTACGGTATGGTTTATTGTTTTCTGGCTGATAGCAATTGCAGTACCTTTACAGTCAAAAGATATGAAACCAGCCTTCCAATACTCGCGGTTCTTGATCGCTTTTATCGCTGTTTGTGTAGGAATAGTCGGTGTATATTCGGGAAGGATTCTCTTTGCGCAAAACAATATTTCTGCGTTAGCAAGTGAAGTAGATGTAGAAGCTGCACAACCGATATTGGAGAAAGCAGTTAAGCTCAACCCTTATCATACGGAATATGCGATGAACCTGGCTAAAGTGTATGCGACGAAGTATACACAGTCACAGCAGAGCGAGTGGAAATCTAAAGCAGAAGCAACGTTAAATCGTATTGAGCAACTCGAACCCAAGGCATCAGAGGTTTTATACAAGATCGGCAACGTATATCTCTTCATGAATGATTGGGTCAAAGCCGATCAATATTTCCAAAAGGCTTGGGAGCAAGATCATTTTAATGTTCACTTCTACGATGCAAGCATTCAGGTAAATGCTCAGGTTGCATCTCAATTGGCAAAACAAAATCAAAAAGATCAAGCGACAGTACTTGCTAGGAAGGCTTCAGATAAATACAAGGATTACGTAAGTCGGATAGAACCTTTCAAGGCAGAGGCAATCCCTGACAAGAGGCCATTAGATTTGAATGCCTATACGTATTTTTATCTTGGGCAAGCGAATATTATTTTAGGGAACTATGCAGATAGTCTTGAACAACTTAAATTGGTTACTGATCCGAGTATTACACTCGAAGTGCAGGCTCTAATAATCATTGCATATGAGAAGTTGGGGCAAAATAGTGTAGCAATAGAATTGACTCAGAAATTACAAGCACAGTCCCCGAATTATAAGCAGCTTTTGGATGACTATCGGGCAATGTTAATAGAATAG
- a CDS encoding tetratricopeptide repeat protein, with protein sequence MKYVHLVGVFLLSLAVITGCAKETEAPAPIAQEKKSETSNPVKEKFDAALALYNSEKMDEAKSAFEECVKLDASNGIYEYYLGNISRKQNDFSKALSYYQNAVTKSPDMIEGYNNIVAIQMLNQDFDNALLTANKGLQVKPDFADLKFKLGQIYFVQNKFEESVKVLSEITNDPKYFEAYRFIGFGYMQLNKKQEAVTSMKKYLDLAPEGTNTKVEVANLVKELESK encoded by the coding sequence ATGAAGTACGTACATTTAGTGGGTGTATTCCTATTGTCTTTAGCCGTTATTACTGGATGTGCAAAGGAAACCGAAGCACCTGCACCTATAGCTCAAGAAAAGAAGTCTGAAACTTCAAATCCTGTTAAGGAAAAGTTTGATGCTGCATTAGCTCTTTACAATTCTGAAAAAATGGATGAAGCAAAGTCAGCGTTTGAGGAATGTGTAAAGCTTGACGCTTCAAATGGTATCTATGAGTACTACCTGGGTAATATCTCTCGGAAACAAAATGACTTCAGTAAAGCACTGAGTTATTATCAAAATGCAGTTACAAAGTCACCAGACATGATCGAAGGCTACAACAATATTGTAGCAATTCAAATGTTAAATCAAGATTTCGATAATGCGCTTCTCACGGCTAACAAAGGCCTTCAAGTAAAGCCTGATTTTGCAGATCTTAAATTTAAGCTCGGACAAATCTACTTTGTTCAGAATAAATTTGAAGAGTCGGTAAAAGTATTATCGGAAATCACGAATGACCCTAAGTATTTTGAAGCTTACCGTTTTATCGGATTCGGGTATATGCAATTGAACAAAAAACAAGAAGCGGTAACCAGTATGAAAAAATACTTGGATCTTGCTCCTGAGGGAACGAATACTAAGGTTGAGGTCGCTAACCTAGTAAAAGAACTTGAATCTAAATAG